In Halogeometricum sp. S1BR25-6, a single genomic region encodes these proteins:
- a CDS encoding metallophosphoesterase family protein, which yields MRVAVISDVHGNRVALDAVLSDMPEVNGIVCAGDVVGYNPWPAECVAELRDRDVPTVMGNHDRAVASGTAFRFNGMAAAGVEYTRNVLDDDAMRWLSELPDERTEFDGRIKLVHDHPWERDKYTYPEEFDADFIEEEDVLVLGHTHVQDHRVFEEGIVMNPGSVGQPRDGDHRAAYALLDLEDLTVKERRVDYDIEAVVEAVNEAGLPERIGTRLYDGR from the coding sequence ATGCGAGTCGCCGTCATCTCGGACGTGCACGGGAACCGGGTCGCACTCGACGCCGTCCTCTCGGATATGCCCGAGGTGAACGGAATCGTCTGCGCCGGCGACGTGGTGGGTTACAACCCCTGGCCCGCCGAGTGCGTCGCCGAACTCCGCGACCGGGACGTGCCGACGGTGATGGGCAACCACGACAGGGCCGTCGCCTCCGGGACGGCGTTCCGGTTCAACGGGATGGCCGCCGCGGGCGTCGAGTACACCCGGAATGTGCTCGACGACGACGCGATGCGGTGGCTCTCGGAGTTACCCGACGAGCGGACCGAGTTTGACGGACGCATCAAACTCGTCCACGACCACCCGTGGGAACGGGACAAGTACACCTACCCCGAGGAGTTCGACGCCGACTTCATCGAGGAGGAGGACGTCCTCGTCCTCGGGCACACCCACGTGCAGGACCACCGCGTGTTCGAGGAGGGCATCGTGATGAATCCGGGGAGCGTCGGGCAACCCCGCGACGGCGACCACCGCGCGGCGTACGCGCTACTGGATTTAGAGGACCTGACAGTCAAGGAACGCCGCGTCGACTACGACATCGAGGCGGTCGTCGAGGCGGTGAACGAGGCTGGGTTGCCCGAACGCATCGGGACGCGACTGTACGACGGACGGTAG
- a CDS encoding VTT domain-containing protein, with protein sequence MSLSLVSVVAAGLALPGFGDGVVAEAVRAASGWGGLLLIFVYSVLIAVVLPLPGEAVLVPAVEGTLKLGVPTPVEIALVIVVSSLGKALGSVVALSLGNRATRYGPVTKALRSVGFDPVGWSKRRVVELVRRHGYVGLAGTLMVPVFPDTLLLYAFAVLNLERTKFAAAAFVGTVGRLLITLFVLESVSSVS encoded by the coding sequence ATGTCTCTATCACTCGTCTCGGTCGTAGCCGCCGGACTCGCCCTCCCCGGGTTCGGGGACGGCGTCGTCGCCGAAGCGGTTCGGGCGGCGAGCGGGTGGGGCGGACTGCTCCTCATCTTCGTCTACTCGGTGCTCATCGCCGTCGTCCTGCCGCTTCCGGGCGAGGCGGTGTTGGTTCCGGCGGTGGAGGGAACGCTGAAACTCGGCGTCCCGACGCCGGTGGAAATCGCGCTCGTCATCGTCGTGAGCAGCCTCGGCAAGGCGCTCGGAAGCGTCGTCGCCCTGTCGCTCGGTAACCGGGCCACCCGGTACGGGCCGGTGACCAAAGCGCTCCGCTCGGTCGGCTTCGACCCCGTGGGGTGGTCGAAGCGCCGCGTCGTCGAACTGGTCCGGCGGCACGGCTACGTCGGACTGGCCGGGACGCTGATGGTCCCCGTGTTCCCCGACACGCTTCTACTGTACGCGTTCGCCGTGCTCAACCTCGAACGGACGAAGTTCGCGGCGGCGGCGTTCGTCGGGACCGTCGGCCGACTCCTCATCACGCTGTTCGTGCTGGAGAGCGTCAGTTCGGTCTCCTGA
- a CDS encoding tryptophanase, whose product MRSYKAKMVEPITLPSRERREEALDAAGYNAFNLDADDVFVDLLTDSGTGTMSAEQWGALMRGDEAYAGSRSFRELREAVREVMGFEHVVPTHQGRGAENVVYGVLVEEGDAVPNNAHFDTTRAHVANQGADPVDCPHELARDPDADHPFKGNFDVDAGWELVEDVGAESIPVVVLTVTNNSVAGQPVSVANTREVAAFADEIDATFVIDACRFAENAHFVREREAEFADATVAEIAREQLSYADAVTMSGKKDALVNIGGFAAMDDPDLFEAAKQRCILYEGFPTYGGLAGRDVAAMAVGLREAVEPPYVRERVEQVAELGRLLTDAGVPVYEPTGGHAVYVDAESVLPHVPKERFPGQELVCALYLEGGVRGVELGGFAFPGTDRPDLVRLALPRRTYSREHLEHVAETAAAVRESAECYEGLRIVEEPPMRELRHFSARLEPAAASPSAD is encoded by the coding sequence ATGCGCTCCTACAAAGCGAAGATGGTCGAACCCATCACCCTTCCCTCGCGCGAGAGACGCGAGGAGGCCCTCGACGCGGCCGGGTACAACGCCTTCAACCTCGACGCCGACGACGTGTTCGTCGACTTGCTGACTGACTCGGGAACCGGGACGATGAGCGCCGAGCAGTGGGGGGCGCTGATGCGCGGCGACGAGGCGTACGCCGGGAGTCGAAGCTTTCGCGAACTCCGCGAGGCCGTCCGCGAGGTGATGGGATTCGAGCACGTCGTCCCCACACACCAGGGGCGAGGGGCTGAGAACGTCGTCTACGGCGTTCTCGTCGAGGAGGGCGACGCGGTGCCGAACAACGCACACTTCGACACGACGCGCGCCCACGTCGCTAATCAGGGTGCGGACCCCGTTGACTGCCCGCACGAACTCGCCCGCGACCCGGACGCTGACCACCCGTTCAAGGGGAACTTCGACGTGGACGCGGGGTGGGAGTTAGTCGAGGACGTGGGCGCCGAATCGATTCCGGTCGTCGTCCTCACCGTGACGAACAACTCCGTCGCTGGGCAACCCGTCAGCGTCGCCAACACGCGGGAGGTGGCCGCCTTCGCCGACGAGATAGATGCGACGTTCGTGATAGACGCCTGCCGGTTCGCCGAAAACGCCCACTTCGTCCGGGAGCGAGAGGCCGAGTTCGCGGACGCGACGGTCGCCGAAATCGCCCGCGAACAACTCTCCTACGCCGATGCGGTGACGATGTCCGGCAAGAAGGACGCCCTCGTCAACATCGGCGGGTTCGCCGCGATGGACGACCCCGACCTGTTCGAGGCGGCCAAGCAACGGTGCATCCTCTACGAGGGCTTTCCCACCTACGGCGGCCTCGCCGGGCGCGACGTGGCGGCGATGGCCGTCGGCCTCCGAGAGGCCGTCGAACCCCCCTACGTGAGAGAGCGGGTCGAACAGGTGGCCGAACTGGGTCGCCTCCTGACCGACGCCGGCGTCCCCGTCTACGAACCGACCGGCGGCCACGCCGTCTACGTCGACGCCGAGTCCGTCCTCCCGCACGTCCCGAAAGAGCGGTTCCCCGGACAGGAACTCGTCTGCGCGCTCTATCTCGAAGGCGGCGTCCGCGGCGTCGAACTCGGCGGGTTCGCGTTCCCCGGCACCGACCGTCCTGACCTCGTCAGATTAGCCCTCCCGCGTCGGACGTACTCGCGCGAACATCTCGAACACGTCGCGGAGACGGCCGCTGCGGTGCGGGAGTCCGCGGAGTGCTACGAGGGATTGCGGATAGTCGAGGAACCGCCGATGCGCGAACTGCGGCACTTCTCGGCGCGTCTGGAACCCGCCGCCGCGTCCCCATCGGCCGACTGA
- a CDS encoding aspartate kinase, which yields MRVVAKFGGTSLGSGDRINRAADSVAAAVEQGHEIAVVASAMGNTTDDLLDEIQFEADDRDRAEIVSMGERTSVRMLKAALTARGVNALFVEPGSDDWPVITNDLGEVDVEETKRRAAKLAADMDGVVPVITGFLAQNHDGEITTLGRGGSDTTAVMMGRYMDADEVVIVTDVEGVMTGDPHVVEGARNVGRITVDELRNLSFRGAEVVAPSALSYKDDTLGVRVVHYQHGNLLTGGTLIEGEFHNLIDMQENPLACVTVAGRSIRNRPGILADLSQALRDRDVNVDAVASGMDSVTFYIDEDRAEEAENLLHSKVVDEKSLSSVTVEDGIAVIRVTGGELPNRPGVMLDIVQPISEAGINIHDVITSATSVAIFVAWDDREETLSIVQDEF from the coding sequence GTGCGAGTAGTCGCGAAGTTCGGGGGAACCTCGCTCGGAAGCGGCGACCGCATCAACCGCGCCGCCGACTCCGTCGCCGCCGCCGTCGAACAGGGCCACGAGATAGCCGTCGTCGCCTCCGCGATGGGTAACACGACGGACGACCTTCTGGACGAGATTCAGTTCGAGGCCGACGACCGCGACCGAGCCGAAATCGTCTCGATGGGCGAACGGACGAGCGTCCGGATGCTGAAGGCGGCCTTGACCGCCCGCGGCGTGAACGCCCTGTTCGTCGAACCCGGTTCCGACGACTGGCCGGTCATCACGAACGACCTCGGCGAGGTGGACGTCGAGGAGACGAAGCGACGCGCCGCGAAACTCGCCGCCGACATGGACGGCGTCGTCCCCGTCATCACGGGTTTCCTCGCGCAGAACCACGACGGCGAGATAACGACGCTCGGCCGCGGCGGGTCGGACACGACGGCCGTGATGATGGGCCGCTACATGGACGCCGACGAAGTCGTCATCGTCACCGACGTCGAGGGCGTCATGACGGGCGACCCGCACGTCGTCGAGGGGGCGCGGAACGTCGGGCGCATCACCGTCGACGAACTCCGGAATCTCTCCTTCCGCGGGGCGGAGGTGGTCGCGCCGTCGGCGCTCTCCTACAAGGACGACACTCTCGGCGTCCGCGTCGTCCACTACCAGCACGGGAACCTCCTGACGGGCGGGACGCTCATCGAGGGCGAGTTCCACAACCTCATCGACATGCAGGAGAATCCCCTCGCGTGCGTCACCGTCGCGGGGCGCTCCATCCGAAACCGGCCGGGCATCCTCGCCGACCTCTCGCAGGCGCTTCGTGACCGCGACGTGAACGTCGACGCCGTCGCCAGCGGGATGGACTCGGTCACCTTCTACATCGACGAGGACCGCGCCGAGGAGGCCGAGAACCTCCTGCACTCGAAGGTCGTCGACGAGAAGTCCCTCTCCTCGGTCACCGTCGAGGACGGCATCGCCGTCATCCGCGTGACGGGCGGCGAACTCCCCAACCGGCCGGGCGTCATGCTCGACATCGTCCAACCCATCTCCGAGGCCGGAATCAACATCCACGACGTCATCACCTCCGCCACCTCCGTCGCCATCTTCGTCGCGTGGGACGACCGCGAGGAGACGCTCAGCATCGTCCAAGACGAGTTCTGA